A single region of the Geobacillus subterraneus genome encodes:
- the ytvI gene encoding sporulation integral membrane protein YtvI gives MKRWIIIALLLALGLWLLPYSVPLLLALATALLLEPSIRRLQESYQLKRAHAVTVIFSLFLVIVGFSLYFLIVILVQQVMALSQKLPYVLSETTKVLDHLIQTWQSYSSSIPQEIIDSLERGVNTVQQMLLSFATNLTQSLVHYIAAIPAFFIHFLVYLVALFLICLDLPQLKQGIKRYLSERTHQRLSMVVTQLSKAGVGFIKAQFLFSLVTFFLALAGLLILGVDYAALMAFIIVVVDILPILGTGSVLVPWGIISIASGDNTLGIGLIVLFVVITVVRRIIEPKVFSTNLGISPLAALVSVYLGFQLLGFIGLFVGPVVVILVETLVKAGVMKWTIKL, from the coding sequence GTGAAACGTTGGATCATCATCGCGCTTTTACTCGCTTTAGGGTTGTGGCTTTTGCCGTACAGCGTGCCGCTTCTATTGGCGCTTGCCACCGCCCTTTTGTTAGAGCCGTCTATTCGCCGCTTGCAAGAGAGTTATCAGTTGAAGCGTGCGCATGCCGTGACGGTCATTTTTTCGTTATTTTTAGTGATCGTCGGGTTTTCGCTTTACTTTTTAATCGTCATTCTCGTTCAGCAAGTAATGGCGCTCTCGCAAAAGCTCCCTTACGTGCTAAGCGAAACAACAAAAGTGCTCGACCACCTCATCCAAACGTGGCAGTCATATTCCAGCTCAATTCCGCAAGAAATCATTGATTCATTGGAGCGCGGCGTCAATACGGTGCAACAAATGTTGCTGTCGTTTGCGACGAATTTGACGCAGTCGCTCGTCCATTATATTGCTGCGATCCCGGCGTTTTTTATTCACTTTTTAGTTTATTTAGTCGCCCTTTTTCTTATTTGTCTCGATTTGCCACAGTTGAAACAAGGAATCAAACGTTATTTGTCAGAGCGTACTCATCAACGGCTTTCAATGGTCGTCACACAGTTGAGCAAGGCGGGAGTTGGCTTTATTAAAGCTCAGTTTTTATTCAGTTTAGTTACGTTTTTCCTTGCGCTGGCCGGCCTGTTAATATTGGGCGTTGACTATGCTGCTTTAATGGCATTCATCATCGTCGTCGTCGACATTTTGCCGATTTTAGGGACCGGTTCGGTGCTCGTTCCGTGGGGCATCATCAGCATTGCTAGCGGTGATAACACACTCGGCATCGGGCTGATCGTTCTGTTTGTCGTCATTACTGTCGTGCGCCGGATCATCGAGCCGAAAGTGTTTTCGACCAATCTAGGCATTTCCCCGCTTGCGGCGCTCGTCAGCGTCTACCTCGGCTTTCAGCTGCTCGGCTTCATCGGGCTGTTCGTCGGCCCGGTTGTTGTTATTTTAGTTGAGACGCTCGTCAAAGCAGGGGTCATGAAATGGACGATCAAGCTATAA
- the motA gene encoding flagellar motor stator protein MotA: MDKTSVVGVILGVIAVGLGMYFKGVSPSVLINPAALLIILVGTAAAVTIAFPTQEIKKVPKLLKIIFTKPATPTVEQLIPLFVDWANVARREGLLALEAKLDDINDPFLRNGLSMAIDGQTQEFIRDVMTEEIAAMEERHEANAAIFTQAGTYAPTLGVLGAVIGLIAALGNMENIAELGQAISAAFVATMLGIFTGYVLWHPFANKLRRKSKEEAKVRYIMIEGVLSILEGQAPRMIEQKLASYLPESERRHVLTQGETVNG; this comes from the coding sequence TTGGATAAAACATCAGTCGTCGGCGTCATCTTGGGCGTGATCGCTGTTGGACTCGGCATGTACTTTAAAGGCGTATCGCCGTCTGTGCTAATCAATCCGGCCGCCCTTTTAATTATTCTCGTCGGGACAGCCGCAGCGGTCACGATCGCCTTTCCGACGCAAGAAATTAAAAAAGTGCCGAAGCTGTTAAAAATCATTTTTACCAAACCGGCGACCCCGACGGTCGAGCAGCTCATTCCGCTGTTCGTCGACTGGGCGAACGTCGCCCGCCGCGAAGGACTGCTGGCGCTTGAAGCGAAGCTGGACGACATCAACGATCCGTTTTTGCGCAACGGGCTCAGCATGGCGATCGACGGGCAGACGCAAGAGTTCATTCGCGATGTGATGACAGAAGAGATCGCGGCCATGGAAGAGCGGCACGAAGCGAACGCCGCCATTTTTACGCAAGCCGGCACATATGCGCCGACACTCGGGGTGCTCGGCGCTGTCATCGGCTTGATCGCCGCGCTTGGAAACATGGAAAATATCGCTGAGCTCGGCCAGGCGATCAGCGCCGCATTCGTCGCTACAATGCTCGGGATTTTCACCGGCTACGTGCTTTGGCATCCGTTCGCCAACAAGTTGCGGCGGAAATCGAAAGAAGAAGCGAAAGTGCGCTACATCATGATTGAAGGGGTGCTGTCCATTTTGGAAGGACAAGCCCCGCGCATGATCGAGCAGAAACTTGCTTCGTATTTGCCGGAAAGCGAGCGGCGCCACGTGCTGACACAAGGGGAAACGGTCAATGGGTAA
- the motB gene encoding flagellar motor protein MotB: protein MGKKKKNEHDEHINESWLIPYADLLTLLLALFIVLFASSQIDQKKFQEIARAFSNAFAGGTGVLEFQSPVEPITPPAQDEEGRQQEKQPSPAVSEQEKEGLAQVKEKIDVYIRENKLGGKLQTSLTDEGLAITILDDILFDSGSAEVHMKDRRLAAEISTLLVMNPPRNIIISGHTDNVPIHNEKFASNWELSVMRAVNFMKVLLENKQLDPRYFSAKGYGEYKPIASNATAAGRMKNRRVEILILPRTELNHP from the coding sequence ATGGGTAAGAAAAAAAAGAACGAACACGACGAGCATATAAATGAATCATGGCTTATTCCGTACGCGGATTTACTGACGCTCTTGCTTGCTTTGTTCATCGTCTTGTTTGCAAGCAGCCAAATTGACCAAAAAAAGTTTCAGGAAATCGCGCGCGCCTTCAGTAACGCTTTTGCCGGCGGAACGGGTGTTCTCGAATTTCAAAGCCCGGTGGAGCCAATCACCCCGCCAGCCCAAGATGAAGAAGGGCGGCAACAAGAAAAGCAGCCTTCCCCAGCCGTGAGTGAGCAGGAAAAAGAAGGGCTGGCGCAAGTAAAAGAAAAGATCGACGTCTACATTCGAGAAAACAAGCTCGGTGGAAAACTGCAAACATCGTTGACTGACGAAGGGCTCGCCATCACCATTTTAGACGACATTTTATTCGACTCCGGCAGCGCCGAAGTGCACATGAAAGACCGGCGTCTTGCGGCGGAAATCTCCACTTTGCTCGTCATGAACCCGCCGCGCAATATCATCATCAGCGGCCATACGGACAACGTGCCGATCCATAATGAGAAATTTGCTTCCAACTGGGAGCTGAGCGTCATGCGCGCCGTCAATTTCATGAAAGTGCTGCTTGAAAACAAGCAACTCGATCCGCGCTATTTCAGCGCCAAAGGGTATGGCGAATACAAGCCGATCGCCTCCAACGCCACCGCTGCCGGGCGGATGAAAAACCGGCGTGTCGAAATTTTAATTTTGCCGCGCACCGAGCTCAACCATCCATAA
- a CDS encoding YrhC family protein, producing the protein MTERQRNELRAKAGDFKTYSLVLFALGAFFYLGTIIPGALETAKKPFALLAVSGCLAAALYCSRRAARYACQLEEEENPFEP; encoded by the coding sequence GTGACTGAACGACAACGGAACGAGCTGCGCGCGAAGGCGGGCGACTTCAAGACATACAGCCTTGTTTTGTTCGCGCTCGGTGCGTTTTTCTATTTAGGTACGATCATCCCGGGAGCGCTTGAGACAGCGAAAAAACCGTTCGCTTTGCTGGCCGTTTCCGGCTGTTTGGCGGCGGCGTTGTACTGCTCGCGCCGCGCCGCCCGTTATGCTTGTCAGCTTGAAGAAGAAGAGAACCCGTTCGAACCGTAA
- the sigK gene encoding RNA polymerase sporulation sigma factor SigK — protein sequence MSGIFSAFAFLLKEMTFLVSYIKNNAFPQPLSPKEEEKYLELMAKGDEQARNRLIEHNLRLVAHIVKKFENTGEEVEDLISIGTIGLIKAIESYSSGKGTKLATYAARCIENEILMHLRSLKKTRKDVSLHEPIGQDKEGNEISLLDILKSEGQDIVDEIQLNMELEQVKKYISVLDEREKEVIVNRFGLGRQREKTQREIAKELGISRSYVSRIEKRALMKMFHEFYRQEKEKRRS from the coding sequence ATGTCCGGCATTTTTTCGGCGTTTGCGTTTTTGTTGAAAGAGATGACGTTTCTCGTCTCGTACATTAAAAACAATGCGTTTCCCCAGCCGTTAAGCCCGAAAGAAGAGGAAAAATATTTGGAACTGATGGCCAAAGGCGATGAGCAGGCCCGCAACCGGCTCATCGAACATAATTTGCGCCTCGTCGCTCATATTGTGAAAAAGTTTGAAAATACAGGGGAAGAAGTCGAAGATTTGATTTCGATTGGGACGATCGGTTTGATTAAGGCGATTGAAAGCTATTCATCTGGCAAGGGGACGAAACTCGCGACATACGCAGCCCGCTGTATTGAAAATGAGATCCTGATGCACTTGCGCTCATTGAAAAAAACGCGCAAAGACGTTTCCCTTCATGAACCGATCGGTCAAGACAAAGAAGGAAATGAAATTAGCCTGCTTGATATTTTAAAATCAGAAGGGCAAGATATCGTCGATGAAATCCAGCTGAACATGGAGCTCGAGCAAGTAAAAAAATATATTAGCGTGCTTGATGAGCGGGAAAAAGAAGTGATCGTCAACCGGTTTGGTCTCGGCCGCCAGCGAGAGAAAACGCAGCGCGAAATCGCCAAAGAGCTCGGCATTTCAAGAAGCTACGTCTCGCGCATCGAAAAACGGGCATTAATGAAAATGTTTCATGAGTTTTACCGGCAGGAAAAAGAAAAACGACGGTCATAA
- a CDS encoding YrzI family small protein: protein MTIHLFFITITIERRKPRKRNIEEERFARAAEEELLDRKCSVHQRVF, encoded by the coding sequence ATGACGATTCATTTGTTTTTTATCACAATCACGATTGAACGGAGAAAGCCGCGGAAGCGGAACATCGAAGAGGAGCGGTTCGCACGTGCGGCCGAGGAGGAGCTGCTTGACCGCAAATGTTCTGTCCATCAACGGGTGTTTTAA